From the genome of Halomonas sp. MCCC 1A13316, one region includes:
- a CDS encoding MFS transporter — translation MTTDAHPDPRRVVLFLFLMVLVGLNLRPALSSLAPLLVRIGADTGLTPLAIGALTTLPVLCLGIFAPLAPWLAKRVGPENALALALGILILGLVLRGAPGVSLLFTGTLLVGAAIGIAGTLLPALVKRELPGGADLMTGVYTMALCLGGALGAGLSIPLANLWGSWRFSLISWGLLAGLALLAWLMLMPRTPRAIATPPAGGSMRELLRQPLAWQVMVLMGSQSSLAYIVFGWLPTLLQARGYSEAEAGWMMGASVMVQLVSALGAPWLARFARDQRPALLLVLGCVAAGLWLLLQSGENWRWPGVVLLGLGQGGSFSLALTLIVLRTANSRLAGKLSGLAQGGGYTLAAMGPLVVGVLLQLEVSMNALTLVLLLIVALAAAFALLAGRNLRLDVGKDGRLFTR, via the coding sequence ATGACGACTGACGCCCACCCCGATCCTCGACGTGTTGTCCTCTTCCTTTTTCTGATGGTGCTGGTGGGTCTCAACCTAAGACCCGCTCTCTCCTCACTCGCCCCACTGTTGGTACGTATCGGGGCCGACACCGGCCTGACACCGCTGGCAATAGGCGCCCTGACGACGCTACCGGTTCTCTGCCTGGGCATCTTCGCGCCCCTGGCACCCTGGCTCGCCAAGCGCGTAGGCCCCGAGAACGCACTGGCGCTGGCCCTGGGCATACTGATCCTCGGCCTGGTGCTGCGCGGCGCTCCCGGCGTGTCGCTGCTTTTCACCGGCACCTTGCTGGTAGGCGCCGCCATCGGCATCGCCGGCACGCTGCTCCCGGCGCTGGTAAAACGCGAGCTTCCCGGCGGCGCGGACCTCATGACCGGGGTCTATACCATGGCCCTGTGCCTGGGTGGCGCCCTTGGCGCAGGACTCAGCATTCCCCTGGCCAACCTATGGGGAAGTTGGCGTTTCAGCCTGATCAGTTGGGGGCTGCTCGCCGGCCTGGCCTTGCTGGCGTGGTTAATGCTCATGCCGCGCACGCCACGTGCCATTGCCACACCCCCGGCCGGTGGCAGCATGCGCGAACTGCTCCGGCAGCCGCTGGCATGGCAGGTAATGGTGTTGATGGGCTCTCAGTCCTCTCTGGCCTATATCGTCTTCGGCTGGCTGCCGACCTTGCTGCAGGCTCGCGGCTACAGCGAAGCCGAGGCCGGCTGGATGATGGGCGCTTCGGTGATGGTGCAGCTTGTCTCGGCACTCGGCGCCCCCTGGCTCGCACGCTTCGCCCGCGACCAGCGGCCGGCCCTGCTGCTGGTGCTTGGCTGCGTGGCAGCAGGACTGTGGCTGCTGTTGCAGAGCGGCGAGAACTGGCGCTGGCCCGGGGTGGTGCTGCTGGGACTGGGACAGGGCGGCAGCTTCAGCCTCGCCCTTACGCTCATCGTGCTGCGTACGGCCAACTCACGCCTGGCCGGCAAACTGTCCGGCCTGGCCCAGGGCGGTGGTTATACCCTGGCGGCCATGGGTCCTCTGGTGGTGGGCGTGTTGTTGCAGCTCGAGGTGAGCATGAATGCGCTCACTCTCGTACTGCTGCTGATCGTGGCACTGGCGGCCGCCTTCGCCCTGCTGGCCGGACGCAACCTGCGCCTGGATGTCGGCAAGGACGGCAGGCTCTTCACACGCTAG
- a CDS encoding ABC transporter ATP-binding protein: protein MPETVFQAHGLKRFYQMGEVTIQALRGVDLELFEGELVVMLGASGSGKSTLLNILGGLDSPSEGSLVYFPRSRHAAASYPTNERHGLALEAASQRELTRFRRQYVGFVFQFYNLISSLTARENVAIVTDISPNPMPPEEALALVGLEHRLDHFPSQLSGGEQQRVAIARAVAKQPDVLLCDEPTGALDFHTGIRVLEVLERINRDTGTSVAIITHNEVIGDMADRIIRLRDGRVDRLHVNASRRKPQELRW from the coding sequence ATGCCAGAAACCGTGTTCCAGGCCCATGGCCTGAAGCGCTTCTACCAGATGGGCGAGGTCACCATCCAGGCACTCCGTGGCGTCGACCTGGAGCTGTTCGAGGGTGAACTGGTGGTGATGCTTGGTGCATCGGGCTCGGGCAAGTCGACGCTGCTCAACATACTGGGAGGCCTGGACAGCCCCAGCGAAGGTTCCCTCGTCTACTTTCCCCGCTCCCGACACGCTGCCGCTTCGTACCCTACCAACGAGCGGCATGGTCTCGCCCTGGAAGCGGCCAGCCAACGGGAACTGACTCGTTTTCGCCGCCAGTACGTGGGCTTCGTGTTCCAGTTCTACAACCTGATCTCGAGCCTCACTGCGCGGGAGAATGTCGCTATCGTCACCGACATCAGCCCCAACCCGATGCCCCCTGAAGAAGCCCTGGCACTGGTAGGCCTGGAGCATCGCCTCGATCACTTTCCTTCCCAGCTCTCGGGCGGCGAGCAGCAGAGAGTCGCCATCGCCCGGGCCGTCGCCAAGCAGCCCGACGTGCTGCTATGCGATGAGCCCACCGGAGCCCTGGACTTCCACACCGGCATTCGCGTACTGGAAGTACTCGAGCGTATCAATCGCGACACCGGCACCAGTGTCGCAATCATCACCCATAACGAGGTGATCGGTGACATGGCCGATCGTATCATTCGCCTGCGAGACGGCCGGGTCGATCGATTGCATGTCAACGCCAGCCGCCGCAAGCCGCAAGAGCTGCGCTGGTAA
- a CDS encoding efflux RND transporter periplasmic adaptor subunit, with translation MSKQRTWPRHVAWSVLGLGLLGLLAWALLPSPVPVNAARVTVGPFTDSVIEEGRTRLRDTWNVSAPIAGYLQRVTLEVGDSVEEGQTLFRLEPSPAPALDVRTRQQAEDNLQAAQARLQAAQANLDTARADQRFAEAEYERYRQLHLRNLISTAELEQRQNQRDRLRALASSAASGVEVARFEVESARALLAVASGQRSEADQPLLQVRAPVSGLVLSRHRCCEGSVSAGDPILELGSLDDLEIQVDLLSMDAVRLRPGMSVNITGWGGEPLKGKVRRIAPSGFTRTSALGVDEQRVPVSVDFSRQLDLATLGLGSGFRVDAEFLIWTADEVLQIPTSALFRHQGGWTVFVIEESRASRRTVELGRRQGLVSQVLAGLDQGELVIIHPGDRVAEGVKVVVDE, from the coding sequence ATGAGTAAACAGCGCACATGGCCTCGTCACGTAGCATGGAGTGTGTTGGGGCTGGGCCTGCTCGGATTGCTGGCCTGGGCACTGCTCCCTTCACCCGTGCCGGTCAACGCGGCCCGGGTCACGGTGGGCCCCTTCACCGATTCGGTCATCGAGGAGGGCCGTACTCGCCTGCGCGACACCTGGAACGTCTCGGCACCCATTGCGGGTTATCTCCAGCGCGTCACCCTCGAAGTGGGGGACAGCGTCGAGGAGGGCCAGACGCTGTTCCGCCTCGAACCGAGCCCAGCCCCAGCTCTGGATGTGCGCACTCGGCAACAGGCCGAGGACAACCTGCAGGCCGCCCAGGCTCGGCTACAAGCCGCCCAAGCCAACCTCGACACCGCACGCGCCGACCAACGCTTCGCGGAGGCGGAATATGAGCGCTACCGTCAATTGCACCTACGTAACCTTATCTCCACCGCCGAGCTGGAGCAGCGCCAGAATCAGCGTGACCGCCTGAGGGCCCTGGCCAGTTCCGCCGCTTCCGGTGTCGAGGTCGCGCGCTTCGAGGTGGAGAGCGCGCGTGCTCTACTCGCCGTGGCCAGCGGTCAGCGTAGCGAAGCCGACCAGCCCTTGCTCCAGGTTCGCGCTCCGGTATCCGGGCTGGTGCTGTCCCGCCACCGCTGCTGCGAGGGTAGCGTATCCGCCGGCGACCCGATCCTCGAACTCGGCAGTCTCGATGATCTCGAGATCCAGGTCGATCTGCTGTCCATGGATGCCGTGAGATTGCGCCCGGGAATGTCCGTGAACATTACCGGCTGGGGTGGCGAGCCGCTGAAAGGAAAAGTCAGACGCATCGCACCCTCTGGCTTCACTCGTACCTCCGCTTTGGGGGTAGATGAACAGCGTGTCCCGGTAAGCGTGGATTTCTCCCGTCAGCTCGATCTCGCCACGCTGGGCCTCGGCAGCGGGTTCCGTGTCGATGCCGAATTTCTGATCTGGACAGCGGATGAAGTTCTGCAAATCCCTACCAGTGCACTGTTTCGTCATCAGGGAGGGTGGACCGTATTCGTGATCGAAGAAAGCCGGGCTTCACGCCGCACGGTGGAGCTGGGCCGTCGCCAAGGACTCGTTTCCCAGGTACTCGCCGGCCTCGATCAGGGCGAGTTGGTGATCATCCATCCCGGCGATCGAGTCGCCGAAGGCGTCAAGGTCGTGGTCGACGAGTGA
- a CDS encoding DEAD/DEAH box helicase, with protein MTLFSDLGLRAELLRAVEAQGYTTPTPIQLQAIPAVLKGGDLLASAQTGTGKTAGFTLPMLQRLADGPRPGKRQVRALVLTPTRELAAQVGESVADYGRHLTLKSHVIFGGVGQQPQVDAIRPGLDVLVATPGRLLDLQQQKHVDLSKVEILVLDEADRMLDMGFIHDIKKVLRVLPAKRQNLLFSATFSDEIQTLAAKLLDNPEKISVARRNTTAETVDQAIYRVDREKKRELLAHLITRHAWHQVLVFTRTKHGANRLAEQLSKQDIPAMAIHGNKSQSARTKALSAFKSGDLQVLVATDIAARGLDINELPHVVNFELPNVAEDYVHRIGRTGRAGSEGQAVSLVCVDEHGLLKGIERLIKRDLDKHIEPGFEPDPNAKPEPIENGRNRRSGQARQGGAGRGQSGQRSGNSAGGDAQAPRRRRSRGQGTRRA; from the coding sequence ATGACCCTCTTTTCCGATCTCGGCCTGCGGGCCGAACTGCTGCGTGCCGTCGAGGCGCAGGGCTACACCACGCCGACCCCGATCCAGCTCCAGGCCATTCCTGCCGTGCTCAAGGGCGGCGACCTGCTCGCCAGCGCCCAGACCGGCACCGGCAAGACAGCCGGCTTCACCCTGCCGATGCTGCAGCGCCTGGCCGATGGCCCACGCCCCGGCAAACGTCAGGTACGCGCCCTGGTGCTGACTCCCACCCGCGAGCTTGCGGCCCAGGTAGGCGAGAGCGTTGCCGACTACGGCCGTCACTTGACCCTGAAGAGCCACGTGATCTTCGGTGGCGTCGGCCAGCAACCCCAGGTGGATGCCATTCGTCCCGGCCTCGACGTGCTGGTGGCAACTCCCGGCCGCCTGCTCGACCTGCAGCAGCAAAAACACGTCGACCTCTCCAAGGTGGAGATCCTGGTGCTCGATGAAGCCGACCGCATGCTAGACATGGGCTTCATCCACGACATCAAGAAAGTGCTGCGTGTGCTGCCCGCAAAGCGCCAGAATCTGCTGTTCTCGGCCACCTTCTCCGACGAGATCCAGACGCTGGCCGCCAAGCTGCTCGATAATCCCGAGAAGATATCGGTGGCCCGACGCAACACGACAGCGGAAACGGTCGATCAGGCGATCTATCGCGTCGATCGGGAGAAGAAGCGCGAACTGCTGGCCCATCTGATCACCCGGCATGCCTGGCATCAGGTGCTGGTCTTCACCCGCACCAAGCACGGTGCCAACCGCTTGGCCGAGCAGCTCTCCAAGCAGGACATCCCGGCCATGGCGATCCATGGCAACAAGAGCCAGTCGGCACGCACCAAGGCGCTGTCAGCATTCAAGAGCGGCGATCTGCAGGTGCTGGTGGCGACCGACATCGCCGCCCGAGGCCTGGACATCAATGAACTGCCTCACGTGGTCAACTTCGAGTTGCCCAACGTCGCCGAGGATTACGTTCACCGCATTGGCCGCACCGGCCGTGCCGGCAGCGAAGGCCAGGCCGTCTCACTCGTCTGCGTCGACGAGCACGGCCTGCTGAAGGGTATCGAGCGGCTGATCAAGCGCGACCTTGATAAGCACATCGAACCCGGCTTCGAGCCCGATCCGAACGCCAAGCCCGAGCCGATCGAGAACGGTCGTAACCGCCGCAGCGGCCAGGCTCGCCAGGGTGGCGCCGGCCGCGGCCAGTCGGGGCAGCGCAGCGGTAACTCGGCCGGCGGCGATGCCCAGGCACCGCGTCGGCGGCGCAGCCGCGGGCAGGGCACTCGCCGCGCCTGA
- a CDS encoding ABC transporter permease yields MQTLDRKLYRDIWRLKGQALAIVMVIASGVMTLVLAVTTLESLSGARDRFYSSHHFAELFVDIKRAPLGMLEQLQRLDGVNLIEPRVRATVRLAVPGYGDPVRGQLLSLPDGHQPLLNHLHLLAGSLPEAGRDDQVVVSDAFAAAHGLTPGDEMEAIVNGRRTQLTLIGIALSPEFLYQAAPTDLMPDYRRYAVLWMNQRALSRAYGMEGAFNSMTLTLQAGADEADVIDALDLALARYGALGTQSRHDQQSHRFIQEELNQQRITATVLPAIFLSVSAFLLNVVMGRIIQTQREQLAVLKAFGYRDSELARHYGLLAGIIVLAGWVVGVALGAWAASGLSEVYREYFRFPEMRFGVPAWVLALSLLVTLGAALAGTWHAVWRAVRRPPAEAMRPPAPHRFRHSWLERLLPPALLGNEGRIVVRNLARYPLKAVFSIVGIALSGGLLMIGAYQLAAVNEMIDQQYRQVLQMDIELTFNEPTPARAGGELRHQPGVLAVETWRRVPVTLIHGHRQYRTSLLGMEPTPSLRRVLDVSGHPQRLPESGIMLTRHLAELLDAEIGDELELAIMEGRRERLLLPLTALVDEPLGVGAYLRRDILNALMHEGPSISGAWLLVDPTYTSELNAALWEMPTVASIGLLSEAEHGIREYMGETLLTIAFIFVGIASSIAFGVVYNNARIAFAERARELATLQVLGYTRLEVARILLGEIALLTLAAIPLGWAFGVIFIRLLQRAFSNDLYRIPLVFTPSIFGFAAAGVLLASLVVGVLVFRRLGRLDNLRVLKAVE; encoded by the coding sequence ATGCAGACTCTCGACCGCAAGCTCTATCGCGACATCTGGCGCCTCAAGGGGCAGGCACTCGCCATTGTCATGGTCATCGCAAGCGGTGTCATGACCTTGGTGCTTGCCGTGACTACCCTGGAATCGCTCTCCGGGGCCCGTGACCGATTCTACTCAAGCCATCACTTCGCCGAGTTGTTCGTCGATATCAAGCGAGCCCCGCTGGGCATGCTGGAGCAGTTGCAACGACTCGATGGCGTCAATCTGATCGAACCCCGGGTGCGCGCCACAGTGCGTCTGGCGGTGCCCGGTTATGGCGACCCCGTACGCGGCCAACTGTTGTCGTTGCCCGATGGACATCAGCCGCTTCTCAACCACTTGCACCTGCTGGCGGGCAGCCTGCCCGAAGCCGGACGTGACGATCAGGTGGTGGTGTCGGACGCCTTCGCGGCTGCTCATGGTCTGACGCCAGGGGACGAGATGGAAGCAATCGTCAATGGCCGCCGCACGCAATTGACGCTCATAGGCATTGCGCTGAGCCCGGAATTCCTCTATCAGGCCGCGCCTACCGACCTGATGCCGGACTACCGCCGCTACGCCGTGCTATGGATGAACCAGCGAGCGCTCTCCCGGGCTTACGGCATGGAAGGAGCCTTCAATAGCATGACCCTGACGCTGCAGGCGGGAGCCGATGAGGCTGACGTGATCGATGCCCTGGACCTTGCACTGGCACGCTATGGCGCCCTCGGCACACAGAGCCGTCACGATCAGCAATCGCATCGCTTCATCCAGGAAGAACTGAACCAGCAGCGCATCACGGCTACCGTACTGCCAGCGATCTTCCTGTCGGTGTCGGCATTCCTGCTCAACGTGGTAATGGGGCGCATCATCCAGACCCAGCGCGAGCAGTTGGCGGTACTCAAGGCCTTCGGATATCGCGACAGCGAGTTGGCCCGCCATTACGGCCTGCTGGCGGGAATCATCGTGCTGGCAGGCTGGGTAGTCGGCGTGGCACTGGGCGCCTGGGCCGCCAGTGGCTTGTCCGAGGTCTACCGAGAGTACTTCCGCTTCCCCGAGATGCGCTTCGGCGTGCCGGCCTGGGTGCTGGCCCTGTCGCTACTTGTGACGCTTGGCGCCGCATTGGCAGGCACTTGGCATGCGGTGTGGCGGGCGGTTCGTCGTCCACCAGCCGAAGCCATGCGCCCACCCGCACCGCACCGATTCCGGCACAGCTGGCTGGAACGCCTGTTGCCGCCCGCCCTGCTCGGCAACGAAGGACGTATCGTGGTGCGCAACCTGGCTCGTTACCCGCTCAAGGCTGTTTTTTCCATTGTGGGAATTGCTCTCTCTGGAGGGCTGCTGATGATCGGCGCCTACCAGCTCGCAGCGGTTAACGAGATGATCGATCAGCAGTATCGCCAAGTGCTGCAGATGGATATCGAGCTCACCTTCAACGAACCCACTCCGGCTCGGGCAGGCGGTGAGCTTCGCCATCAGCCTGGTGTGCTGGCGGTGGAGACTTGGCGCCGAGTGCCCGTAACCCTGATCCACGGCCATCGCCAGTACCGCACCAGCCTGCTGGGCATGGAGCCCACCCCGAGCCTGCGCCGGGTGCTCGACGTAAGCGGCCATCCTCAGCGACTACCCGAGTCGGGTATCATGCTGACGCGACACTTGGCCGAGTTACTGGACGCCGAGATCGGGGACGAGCTGGAGTTGGCCATCATGGAGGGGCGACGTGAGCGTCTCCTTCTGCCTTTAACGGCCCTGGTGGATGAACCCCTGGGCGTAGGCGCCTACCTGCGTCGCGACATCCTCAACGCATTAATGCACGAAGGACCATCGATCAGCGGCGCCTGGCTGCTGGTGGACCCGACGTATACGAGCGAACTCAATGCAGCGCTCTGGGAGATGCCAACCGTGGCATCGATCGGCCTGCTTTCCGAAGCGGAACATGGCATTCGTGAATACATGGGCGAGACGCTGCTTACAATCGCATTCATCTTCGTCGGTATCGCCTCCTCGATTGCCTTCGGCGTGGTCTACAACAATGCCCGCATCGCCTTTGCCGAACGTGCCAGGGAGCTGGCAACACTGCAGGTGCTCGGCTACACCCGCTTGGAAGTGGCGCGCATACTGCTCGGCGAAATAGCCTTGCTAACCTTGGCGGCAATACCGCTGGGCTGGGCCTTTGGTGTCATCTTCATTCGCCTGCTTCAACGGGCATTCAGCAATGATCTGTACCGCATACCGCTGGTCTTCACCCCGTCGATCTTCGGCTTCGCCGCCGCTGGCGTCCTGCTCGCTTCGCTGGTGGTCGGCGTGCTGGTGTTTCGACGTCTGGGCCGCCTCGACAACTTGCGCGTCCTCAAGGCCGTCGAGTGA